Below is a genomic region from Calditrichota bacterium.
TCAGAGCACGTGATGAGAATCGGGATTGAATACAAAGGCAAGAACTACGATTTTTCCCGCATCTGGACATATTTCAAGGATATCCGCGGCGAGCATCGTCTGCCGGATTTGATGTTTTTGCAGGTGATGGTGGAATTTGAAATGTTTAATAAGAAAAATATTCAGGACATCATCACGACGGTGACGAGTCTGCGCTCGCTGGATGACGTGGAGTTAAAAGAATCAATCGTTTACGATCTACCTATTGCCAGACCGCAGAAAATCATTTGCCTGGGGAGAAACTACAAAAAGCACGCGGAAGAATTCCAAAATGTGGTGCCGCCGGAACCGATTATTTTTGCAAAACTACCCACGAGTTTGCTGCCTCCGGGCGGAACAATTCGTCTGCCGCGGGATGTCGGACGCGTGGATCACGAGATCGAATTGGCTGTTGTCATCGGGAAATCCGGGAAAAAAATTCCCAAAGACAGGGCAATGGAGCACGTCGCCGGATATTCAGTACTGAACGATGTCACAGCGCGCGCCATGCAAATCGAAGATATGAAAGAAAAGAAGCCCTGGATGCGGTCGAAAAGTTTTGACACTTTTTGTCCCCTGGGGCCGTTTTTGGTGCCAGCGGATGAAATCGAGGATGCGCACAGTCTCGATATTTCGCTCAAAGTCAACGGTGAGATTAAACAACAGGCGAATACCGCGGAGATGGTGTACAAAATCCCCGACATCATCAGTTACATTTCCCGGCACATTACGCTCAATGCTGGCGATATTATTGCAACGGGAACGCCGGCTGGCGTATCTGAGCTGAAACCGGGCGATGTGGTAACAGGAGAAATTGCAGGACTCGGAGTGTTGGAAAATAGTGTTGATTGGGAATAGGAGAAAGCCATGGGAAAAAATTTTATCCCGGGAAAAATGTCGCTGGCGCGCTTGCCCACGCCGATTCAGAAACTGGAGCGGCTCACAAAAAAGTGGAATAGTCCTGAAATTTACATCAAGCGGGATGATTTTACCGGTAGCGAGTATTCCGGAAATAAAATCCGCAAGCTCGAATTTTCCATTGCTGAAGCAAAAAGACAAAGCGCGAATTTTCTCATCACTTGCGGCGGCGTGCAGTCCAATCACGCTCGTGCCACAGCCGTCGCCGCAGCGCGATTGGGAATGGGATCGTTTCTTGTACTGCGCGGTGAAGAACCGGAAGAAAAAGACGGGAATTTATTTTTAGATTTATTGGTTGGGGCGAGGGTTCGCTACATTTCGGCAGAAGATTACAGAAATCGCGTCGAAGAAATCATGGGCGAAATTGGTGATGAACTCGCCGCAGAAGGTCACAAAGCCTATATCGTTCCCGAAGGCGCGTCCAATGCCATCGGGTCTTTCGGCTATTTCACAGCCGCGGCAGAGATTTTGCAACAAATGAATGAGATGGGCATTAATTTTGATTACATCGTTTGCGCTGATGGCTCCGGCGGCACTCACGCCGGGCTTTTGATGGGAAAGAAATTTTTTCAACTCTCGTCTGAAATCATCGGCATCAATGTGTGCGACGATGCAGATTATTTCAAAGAAAAAGTGACGCGCATCTGCCGCAATGCAGCCATGCAATATCGCGTCCCGGTGACGGTGGAAGCGGAAGAAGTGCACGTGATCGATGGCTACGTCGGCGAAGGCTACGCCCTGAATAGACCGGAAGAAATCGAATTTATCTCCCAAATCGCGAAATTGGAAGGCGTCATTTTGGATCCGGTGTACACGGGAAAGGCGTTTTTTGGCGTGTATGATCAAATTCAAAAGGGATTTTTTAAAAAAGAAGATAAAATACTTTTTATTCACACCGGGGGAATCTTCGGTTTGTTTCCGAAGAAGAATTTGTTTGGACCTTTGAAAAGTTAAAAAGATGAACGGTGTTACTATGAGAAGTTTCAAATATTTTTTCCTTAATTTTTTATTTTTTATGTTGGTGAATGCCGCTCTGTCATTCGCGCAAATCGAGAAAGAATTGCAGCAGATTCTCTACCCCGAAAAGGGAGATTCTGCAACCGCCAAAGCGGAGTCTCTCGCTGTGATTCCGGTGAAAGACACCGCAGAAATGGTGCGCGTGCCCGCCGGAAATTTTCTCATGGGCAGCGAAGATTTTGAGTTCGACGAAAGACCGGCGCACAAAGTTTTTCTCGACGAATACTGGATTGACAAATACCCGGTCACTAACGCCCGGTACGCTCGCTTTCTAAATGCTTTTCTGGAAAAATTCCCCGGTGACAGCGGTAAAATTGGTTCATTTTTTGATGAAGAAATTTCTCAGGTGCATCGTCAGGACGAACTTTTTGTCGTGGATTCTGTTTTCGCTGATCATCCCATGGTGGGCGTGACCTGGTTTGGCGCCAATGCTTATGCTGAATTTTACCTGAAACGTCTGCCCACAGAAGCGGAATGGGAAAAAGCAGCGCGCGGCACCGACGGTAAGCTTTATCCCTGGGGCAACGAAATCGACAGTTCCCGCGCCA
It encodes:
- a CDS encoding fumarylacetoacetate hydrolase family protein, with the protein product MFNKKNIQDIITTVTSLRSLDDVELKESIVYDLPIARPQKIICLGRNYKKHAEEFQNVVPPEPIIFAKLPTSLLPPGGTIRLPRDVGRVDHEIELAVVIGKSGKKIPKDRAMEHVAGYSVLNDVTARAMQIEDMKEKKPWMRSKSFDTFCPLGPFLVPADEIEDAHSLDISLKVNGEIKQQANTAEMVYKIPDIISYISRHITLNAGDIIATGTPAGVSELKPGDVVTGEIAGLGVLENSVDWE
- a CDS encoding D-cysteine desulfhydrase family protein; translation: MGKNFIPGKMSLARLPTPIQKLERLTKKWNSPEIYIKRDDFTGSEYSGNKIRKLEFSIAEAKRQSANFLITCGGVQSNHARATAVAAARLGMGSFLVLRGEEPEEKDGNLFLDLLVGARVRYISAEDYRNRVEEIMGEIGDELAAEGHKAYIVPEGASNAIGSFGYFTAAAEILQQMNEMGINFDYIVCADGSGGTHAGLLMGKKFFQLSSEIIGINVCDDADYFKEKVTRICRNAAMQYRVPVTVEAEEVHVIDGYVGEGYALNRPEEIEFISQIAKLEGVILDPVYTGKAFFGVYDQIQKGFFKKEDKILFIHTGGIFGLFPKKNLFGPLKS
- a CDS encoding formylglycine-generating enzyme family protein; this translates as MRSFKYFFLNFLFFMLVNAALSFAQIEKELQQILYPEKGDSATAKAESLAVIPVKDTAEMVRVPAGNFLMGSEDFEFDERPAHKVFLDEYWIDKYPVTNARYARFLNAFLEKFPGDSGKIGSFFDEEISQVHRQDELFVVDSVFADHPMVGVTWFGANAYAEFYLKRLPTEAEWEKAARGTDGKLYPWGNEIDSSRANFWNSGDPFEEGTTPVGFYNGQNYQGFQTKDSQSPYGCYDMVGNVREWVADWYQWDYYAKGRKINPKGPESGDKKVARGGGYLFHADELRATLRYSLEPDRAASFIGFRCVRRTAPVK